In a genomic window of Anser cygnoides isolate HZ-2024a breed goose chromosome 28, Taihu_goose_T2T_genome, whole genome shotgun sequence:
- the LOC136787307 gene encoding olfactory receptor 14A16-like, whose protein sequence is MPNSSSISEFLLLPFADTRELQLLHFALFLAIYLAALLGNGLILTAVACDHRLHTPMYFFLLNLALLDLGCISTTLPKAMANSLWDTRAISYAGCVAQIFLFPCLMSAEYFILTIMSYDRYVAICKPLHYGSLLGSRACAQMAAAAWGSGVLNALLHTANTFSLPLCQGNAVDQFFCEIPSILKLSCSHSYLREIQLLTFSVVLFLGCFVFILFSYVQIFRAVLRIPSQQGRHKAFSMCLPHLAVVSLFLSTAVFAYLKPPSISSPSLNLVVAVLYSVVPPTLNPFIYSIKNQELKGDIRKVILWIVLNSEKFPFFFQK, encoded by the coding sequence atgcccaacagcagctccatcagcgagttcctcctcctgccattcgcagacacgcgggagctgcagctcctgcacttcgcgctcttcctggccatctacctggctgccctcctgggcaacggcctcatcctcaccgccgtagcctgcgaccaccgcctccacacccccatgtacttcttcctcctcaacctcgccctcctcgacctgggctgcatctccaccactctccccaaagccatggccaattccctctgggacaccagggccatctcctatgcaggatgtgttgctcagatctttctttttccctgtcttatgtcagcagagtattttattctcaccatcatgtcctatgaccgctacgttgccatctgcaagcccctgcactacgggagcctcctgggcagcagagcttgtgcccagatggcagcagctgcctggggcagtggggttctcaatgctctgctgcacactgccaatacattttcgctgcccctctgccagggcaatgctgtggaccaattcttctgtgaaatcccctcCATCCTCAAGCTCTCATGTTCACATTCCTACCTCAGGGAAATTCAGCTTCTCACATTTAGTGTTGTTCtctttttggggtgttttgttttcattcttttctcctatgtacagatcttcagggctgtgctgaggatcccctctcagcagggacggcacaaagccttttccatgtgcctccctcacctggctgtggtctccttgtttctcagcacagctgtgtttgcctacctgaagcccccctccatctcttctccaTCCCTGAACCTGGTGGTAGCAGTTCTGTACTCCGTGGTGCCTCCAACACTGAACCCCTTCATCTACAGCATAaagaaccaggagctcaagggtGACATTAGGAAAGTGATTTTATGGATAGTTCTcaatagtgaaaaatttcccttctttttccagaaatga
- the LOC136787315 gene encoding olfactory receptor 14C36-like: MSNSSSITEFLLLPFADMRELRLLHFALFLGIYLAALLGNGLILTAVACDHRLHTPMYFFLLNLALLDLGCISTTLPKAMANSLWDTRAISYAGCAAQVFLFLFFISAEFYVLTVMSYDRYVAICKPLHYGTLLGSRACAQMAAAAWGSGVLYALLHTANTFSLPLCQGNAVDQFFCEIPQILKLSCTDSYLREAGFLMFSAFLGFGCFSFIVVSYVQIFMAVLRMPSEQGRHKAFSTCLPHLTVVTLFISMAIFAYLKPPSISSPSLDMAVAILYSAAPPAVNPLIYSVRIEALKDAILKVFLIIFFRNHKVPVSLHR; this comes from the coding sequence atgtccaacagcagctccatcaccgagttcctcctcctgccattcgcagacatgCGGGAGCTGcggctcctgcacttcgcgctcttcctgggcatctacctggctgccctcctgggcaacggcctcatcctcaccgccgtagcctgcgaccaccgcctccacacccccatgtacttcttcctcctcaacctcgccctcctcgacctgggctgcatctccaccactctccccaaagccatggccaattccctctgggacaccagggccatttcctatgcaggatgtgctgcacaggtctttttgttcctcttcttcatatcagcagaattttatgttctcaccgtcatgtcctatgaccgctacgttgccatctgcaagcccctgcactacgggaccctcctgggcagcagagcttgtgcccagatggcagcagctgcctggggcagtggggttctctatgctctgctgcacaccgccaatacattttccctgcccctctgccaaggcaatgctgttgaccagttcttctgtgaaattcctcagatcctcaagctctcctgcactGACTCCTATCTCAGGGAAGCTGGATTTCTCATGTTCAGTGCTTTTTTGGGGtttggatgtttttctttcattgtggtgtcctatgtaCAGATCTtcatggcagtgctgaggatgccctctgagcagggccggcacaaagccttttccacgtgcctccctcacctgacTGTGGTCACCCTGTTTATCAGCATGGCCatatttgcctacctgaagcccccctccatctcctccccatccctagATATGGCAGTTGCAATTCTGTAttcagcagctcccccagcagtgaaccccctcatctacagtgTGAGGATTGAAGCACTA
- the LOC136787222 gene encoding olfactory receptor 14C36-like — MSNSSSITEFLLLAFADTRELQLLHFALFLPICLAALLGNGLILTAVACDHRLHTPMYFFLLNLALLDLGCISTTLPKAMANSLWDTRAISYAGCVAQVFFFPSLMSADLFLLTVMAYDRYVAICKPLHYGSLLGSRACAQMAAAAWGSGVLYALLHTANTFSLPLCEGNAVDQFFCEISQILKLSCSDSYLREVGLLTFSGFLVLGCFVFIVLSYVQIFRAVLRMPSEQGQHKAFSTCLPHLVVVSLLVSTGVSAYLKTPTISSPSLDMIMAVLYAVMPPAVNPLIYSMRNQELKNAIRKVMSWMFIRICSGN; from the coding sequence atgtccaacagcagctccatcaccgagttcctcctgctggcatttgcagacacgcgggagctgcagctcctccacttcgcgctcttcctgcccatctgcttggctgccctcctgggcaacggcctcatcctcaccgccgtagcctgcgaccaccgcctccacacccccatgtacttcttcctcctcaacctcgccctccttgacctgggctgcatctccaccactctccccaaagccatggccaattccctctgggacaccagggccatttcctatgcGGGATGTGTTGCacaagtctttttctttccctctctgatgtcagcagatttgtttcttctcaccgtcatggcctacgaccgctatgttgccatctgcaagcccctgcactacgggagcctcctgggcagcagagcttgtgcccagatggcagcagctgcctggggcagtggggttctctatgctctgctgcacactgccaatacattttccctgcccctctgcgaaggcaatgctgtggaccagttcttctgtgaaatctcccagatcctcaagctgtcctgctcagactcctacctcagggaagttgggcttCTCACATTCAGTGGTttcctggttttggggtgttttgtatTCATCGTGCTGTCCTATGtacagatcttcagggctgtgctgaggatgccctctgagcaggggcagcacaaagccttttccacgtgcctccctcacctggtcGTGGTCTCCCTGCTGGTTAGCACTGGTGTATCTGCCTACCTGAAGACTCCCACtatctcctctccatccctggacaTGATAATGGCTGTTCTATATGCAGTCATgcccccagcagtgaaccccctcatctataGCATGAGaaaccaggagctcaagaatGCCATTAGGAAAGTGATGTCATGGATGTTTATCAGGATTTGCTCAGGAAATTGA